From Rhodothermia bacterium, one genomic window encodes:
- a CDS encoding HD domain-containing protein — MAVRSRFKMFSDPVHGFISVPKGLILDLVETPEVQRLRRIRQLGLGHMVFPNAEHNRFGHALGAMALMVDALQHLSEKGTPISKKEAEAAMVTALLHDVGHGPFSHTLEHVFFEDFHHEQMSRALMSDLNIRFSGRLQRALEIFDNQYERPFFHQLIASQLDMDRLDYLRRDSFFTGVAEGVIGVERIIKTMRVHPLAGGEDARLMVERKGQYAVENYLIARRLMYWQVYLHKTVIASDFVLKAVIAYARLKEIKPISPALAFFLKRELKGESVGDPLVRQQFCALDDTDVEFSIKQWVHAEDVILADLAERFVHRRLVRVHFSEKPYTLSQLEAVKERIIEWLMRVKQLLRNEAENVLPFYFEYQSVRVKGYGKVTDTIQVVDRNDNVVELSAIADNVIVRALSEPQDKWYLAYPKEVDLVDV; from the coding sequence ATGGCAGTACGTTCGCGCTTTAAAATGTTCTCCGATCCGGTACACGGGTTTATCTCCGTGCCCAAAGGGTTGATTCTTGACTTGGTGGAAACGCCAGAAGTACAGCGTCTGCGCCGTATTCGGCAATTGGGCTTGGGACATATGGTTTTCCCAAATGCCGAGCACAATCGGTTTGGACATGCGCTGGGGGCAATGGCCTTAATGGTGGATGCCTTGCAACATCTTTCCGAAAAAGGAACGCCTATCTCTAAAAAAGAAGCTGAGGCCGCGATGGTCACTGCACTCTTGCACGATGTGGGACATGGGCCATTTTCACACACCTTAGAACATGTTTTCTTTGAGGACTTCCACCACGAACAAATGAGTCGTGCATTAATGAGTGACCTAAACATTCGGTTTTCTGGACGGCTACAACGGGCGCTTGAGATCTTTGATAACCAGTACGAGCGCCCATTTTTTCATCAGCTCATTGCCAGTCAGTTGGATATGGATCGTTTGGACTACCTCCGGCGGGATTCCTTTTTCACGGGTGTAGCCGAGGGAGTAATTGGTGTTGAACGGATCATTAAAACCATGCGGGTGCATCCTTTGGCGGGAGGAGAAGACGCACGATTGATGGTTGAGCGTAAGGGACAATATGCAGTAGAGAATTACTTGATAGCCCGTCGTTTGATGTATTGGCAGGTGTATTTACATAAAACCGTTATTGCATCCGATTTTGTCTTAAAAGCCGTCATCGCATATGCTCGTTTAAAAGAAATTAAGCCTATTTCGCCTGCACTTGCTTTCTTTCTAAAACGCGAACTCAAAGGTGAGTCGGTTGGTGATCCCTTGGTGCGACAACAATTTTGTGCATTAGACGACACAGATGTTGAATTTAGTATTAAACAATGGGTACACGCGGAGGATGTTATTTTGGCAGACCTTGCCGAGCGCTTTGTTCACCGTCGCTTGGTGCGGGTTCATTTTAGTGAAAAGCCTTACACCTTGAGCCAATTAGAAGCGGTTAAAGAACGCATTATCGAATGGCTGATGCGGGTGAAGCAGCTTTTGCGTAACGAGGCTGAAAACGTACTACCCTTCTATTTTGAGTACCAATCTGTTCGGGTGAAGGGCTATGGAAAAGTGACGGATACGATACAAGTTGTAGATCGGAACGACAACGTGGTTGAGTTATCGGCGATTGCCGATAACGTAATTGTGCGTGCCCTATCCGAGCCGCAAGACAAATGGTACCTCGCCTATCCTAAAGAAGTGGATCTGGTGGACGTTTGA
- a CDS encoding CotH kinase family protein, whose translation MLQLYKKIAVYLLFALISAFNGAFSQNMPAQMQLTNGGTMLKTGGKDLGGLYDESIIRTVELTFAESNWWTLLTQNYSTKTDLMGTMTVDGQSFQKVGVRFKGQTSYNTGTSQKKSFNITLDAQIADQNWLGYKTLNLNNAFEDKSFMREVLYLKQIRKHIPAAQANYVQLKINGADWGIYANVQQLDKQFIREWFQNDNGTRWRADVTTTGTGGPGGPPGGGWGDGTAAVNYLGSDTTAYQKYYTLKSSTRSKPWEDLVQATDVLNNTASGSREANYPNVLDIDRILWHLASEDLFSDDDSYIYKGKMDYYLYWDKETGRLLSHEYDGNSVMKSSTATWSPFYNETKVNYPLMNKILAVPAYRQRYLAHLRTLMKDAFDPVTIGAQIDSYFNLIKDPINADPKKLMTYSAFTSEIQVLKNFVTARRTSLLSNSEVNRTGITLSNAVVTSDLGAGKAPAPLKPAQVTVQAAGNTQTVKLYFGSGLHGRFSQATMYDDGQHNDGAAGDLVFGAEIPGYGAGSYVRYYFEGIAQDGYNTATYLPEGAEHEVYVYQVAVQAVSGTTVVINELMAQNTNTVADEVGEYEDWIELFNTTANPVDLSGYFLTDKADNLEKWTFPSGSIIPANGYMIVWADENGSQGALHANFKLSASGEAVILSDPAKQVVDQVTFGAQEANKSYARNPNGTGPFGIQTATFNKDNTSITAIQNEPLSRFELDAYPNPVHDQLNVWVKSTSNKPIALKLYNVLGQMVWEGETQDRLMVNVAHLPSGLYILKSPTHQQKVLVVR comes from the coding sequence ATGTTACAACTATATAAAAAAATAGCTGTCTATCTTTTATTTGCGTTAATAAGTGCTTTTAATGGCGCTTTTTCGCAAAATATGCCCGCTCAAATGCAACTTACCAATGGTGGAACTATGCTCAAAACTGGGGGGAAAGATTTGGGGGGCTTGTATGACGAATCCATCATTAGGACGGTTGAACTGACGTTTGCGGAATCGAATTGGTGGACCTTGCTTACGCAAAATTATTCCACGAAAACAGACCTGATGGGTACAATGACCGTTGATGGCCAATCTTTTCAGAAAGTTGGGGTGCGGTTTAAAGGGCAGACCTCATACAATACGGGTACTTCACAAAAAAAATCATTTAACATCACCTTAGATGCACAAATTGCAGACCAAAACTGGCTCGGTTACAAAACCTTGAACTTGAATAATGCCTTCGAAGACAAATCGTTTATGCGTGAGGTGCTCTACCTCAAACAAATTCGTAAACACATTCCAGCCGCCCAAGCCAACTACGTACAACTCAAAATTAATGGTGCAGACTGGGGCATTTATGCAAATGTCCAGCAGTTAGACAAACAGTTTATTCGTGAATGGTTCCAAAATGACAATGGAACTCGTTGGCGTGCCGATGTCACCACAACTGGAACAGGTGGACCGGGTGGGCCTCCGGGAGGTGGTTGGGGAGACGGAACGGCAGCCGTCAACTATCTTGGATCTGATACGACAGCCTATCAAAAATATTATACCCTAAAGTCCAGTACCCGTAGTAAACCTTGGGAAGATTTGGTACAAGCGACGGATGTTCTCAATAATACCGCATCGGGTAGCCGTGAGGCCAATTATCCAAATGTACTCGACATTGACCGTATCCTCTGGCATTTGGCAAGCGAAGACTTATTTTCGGATGATGATAGCTACATCTACAAAGGAAAAATGGACTATTATCTGTATTGGGATAAAGAAACAGGTCGGTTATTATCGCATGAGTATGATGGAAATAGTGTTATGAAATCGAGCACGGCCACATGGAGTCCGTTTTATAATGAAACCAAGGTGAATTACCCGCTCATGAACAAAATTCTGGCGGTTCCAGCCTATCGACAACGGTATTTAGCGCATCTTCGGACGCTCATGAAAGACGCTTTTGATCCGGTGACTATTGGTGCTCAAATAGATTCCTACTTTAACTTGATCAAAGACCCCATTAATGCTGACCCCAAAAAGTTGATGACGTATAGTGCGTTTACCAGTGAAATACAGGTACTTAAAAACTTTGTAACTGCTCGTCGTACTTCGTTGCTTTCAAATTCCGAGGTTAATCGAACGGGCATTACCCTTTCTAATGCAGTCGTTACCTCCGATTTGGGGGCGGGAAAAGCACCTGCTCCGCTCAAGCCTGCTCAGGTTACCGTACAAGCAGCCGGAAATACCCAAACGGTGAAATTGTATTTTGGCAGTGGCTTACATGGTAGGTTTTCACAAGCAACCATGTATGACGATGGGCAGCATAATGATGGCGCAGCAGGTGATCTGGTTTTTGGTGCAGAAATTCCGGGATATGGCGCTGGTTCATATGTCCGATACTACTTTGAGGGTATTGCACAAGATGGCTACAATACGGCAACCTATTTACCTGAAGGGGCGGAACACGAGGTCTATGTGTATCAAGTGGCCGTACAAGCCGTTTCCGGTACAACGGTTGTTATCAATGAATTGATGGCCCAAAACACGAATACCGTCGCGGATGAGGTCGGGGAATACGAGGATTGGATTGAACTATTTAATACAACCGCTAATCCAGTTGACTTAAGTGGCTATTTTTTAACGGATAAAGCAGATAACCTTGAGAAATGGACTTTCCCTTCGGGTTCCATCATTCCAGCGAATGGTTATATGATTGTTTGGGCAGATGAGAACGGCAGCCAAGGGGCACTGCACGCAAATTTTAAACTTTCTGCATCTGGAGAAGCGGTTATTCTGTCCGATCCAGCTAAGCAAGTGGTAGATCAAGTGACGTTTGGGGCGCAAGAAGCCAATAAAAGTTATGCCCGTAACCCCAATGGTACAGGACCTTTCGGGATTCAAACCGCAACCTTCAATAAGGATAATACCAGCATCACGGCCATACAAAACGAGCCACTTTCGCGCTTTGAATTGGATGCCTATCCGAATCCCGTCCACGATCAACTGAATGTTTGGGTGAAGTCAACCTCCAATAAACCCATTGCGCTAAAGTTATATAATGTGTTAGGACAAATGGTTTGGGAAGGCGAAACACAAGATCGCCTTATGGTGAATGTGGCACATTTGCCGTCAGGTTTGTATATCCTTAAAAGCCCCACACATCAGCAAAAAGTGTTGGTAGTGCGGTAA
- a CDS encoding 1-deoxy-D-xylulose-5-phosphate reductoisomerase: MLPHNTFLSTQTPDLSRNIVVLGSTGSIGTQTLEIAGLFPDQIKIIALTAGKNADLLIEQAKTFLPEVVVIGDESLFSYVREALKETSVKVLAGSKAIEEAATQPNANMVVAAMVGYAGLAPTVAAMNEGKDIALANKETLVVAGEWITALSRKTGAALLPVDSEHSAIFQCLLGEPEEAIESLILTASGGPFRTREIADFANITKAEALKHPNWDMGAKITIDSATMMNKGLEVIEARWLFNISPDKIQVVVHPQSIIHSMVMFRDGSTKAQLGVPDMKIPIQYALSFPNRWPAPHNRLDWAQIRSLDFDVPDVEKFPSLRLAFESLKMGGTAPAVLNAANEVAVGLFLREAIRFVDIPVFIERALSHIAHEDCPNLEVLRSVDSETRRFVEELV, from the coding sequence ATGTTACCACATAATACCTTTTTAAGCACACAAACCCCAGACCTTTCCCGAAACATTGTTGTTTTGGGATCAACTGGCTCTATTGGAACCCAAACCCTTGAAATAGCGGGTCTTTTTCCAGATCAAATCAAAATCATTGCCCTTACAGCGGGTAAAAATGCCGACTTACTGATAGAACAAGCCAAAACTTTTCTACCCGAAGTTGTGGTCATTGGAGATGAGTCCCTGTTTTCCTACGTTCGGGAGGCCCTCAAAGAAACGTCGGTTAAGGTATTGGCAGGCAGCAAGGCCATAGAAGAGGCTGCCACACAGCCTAATGCAAATATGGTGGTTGCTGCAATGGTAGGATATGCTGGACTTGCGCCGACTGTTGCGGCGATGAATGAGGGTAAGGATATTGCTTTGGCCAATAAAGAAACTTTGGTCGTGGCCGGAGAATGGATTACGGCGCTTTCTCGAAAAACAGGTGCAGCCCTCTTGCCTGTTGATTCCGAACATTCCGCCATTTTTCAGTGCCTTTTGGGTGAGCCGGAAGAAGCCATAGAATCGTTAATACTCACCGCCTCCGGAGGACCTTTCCGAACCCGCGAGATCGCTGATTTTGCCAATATCACCAAAGCCGAAGCCCTTAAACATCCGAATTGGGACATGGGCGCCAAAATCACCATAGATTCGGCCACGATGATGAATAAAGGCTTGGAGGTGATCGAGGCCCGATGGCTGTTTAACATCAGCCCCGATAAAATCCAGGTGGTGGTGCATCCCCAATCCATCATCCATTCGATGGTTATGTTTCGAGACGGCTCCACAAAAGCACAATTGGGCGTGCCAGACATGAAGATCCCGATTCAATACGCGCTTTCTTTCCCAAATCGTTGGCCTGCGCCGCACAATCGCTTGGATTGGGCACAAATCAGGTCTTTAGATTTCGATGTGCCGGACGTTGAGAAGTTCCCGTCGTTGCGTTTGGCATTTGAGAGCCTGAAAATGGGTGGAACTGCTCCAGCCGTCTTGAATGCTGCCAATGAAGTGGCCGTAGGTCTATTTTTACGGGAAGCTATTCGGTTCGTGGATATACCAGTCTTCATCGAGCGAGCACTCTCCCATATTGCGCACGAAGATTGTCCGAATTTAGAGGTGCTTCGTTCTGTGGATTCTGAAACAAGACGATTTGTTGAGGAACTTGTTTAG
- the rseP gene encoding RIP metalloprotease RseP gives MQDILSSLGPIGNVLTYIFWVVLALFILVLVHEMGHFLSAKAFGMRVERFSIGFPPKIIGKQIGETEYVIGATPLGGYVKISGMIDESMDTGFVEGVPEPWEFRAKPVWQKMVVITAGVIFNMILAIVIFSALKFSYGEPYIPIEEIAQFSVEEGSLAYEMGLRTGDRIVAVNGKQVKRHTDILNIGVLMAESPNITVNRAGKKITLNAPPAIVSKLSKAQGNFGITPYFHSRIGEVAPDLPAEKAGLKAKDKIVAINGQPIRFWEEMTDAIKKSQGKPLDLKWVRAAKNGVTDTLSATVTPKKEGGSYILGVGRSATAIENFSVGGAIAAGTRETWLNATGTLQMFKKLIMGQENVRDALGGPVMIARETKRAADQGAYSFWRIVALLSVTLAVVNILPIPALDGGHLVFLIYEAIARKEPSARFRMIAQQVGMVLLLALMVFLVFNDVLRIL, from the coding sequence ATGCAGGATATCTTGAGTTCATTAGGCCCTATCGGGAATGTATTAACGTACATCTTTTGGGTGGTTCTGGCGCTGTTTATTTTGGTGCTGGTTCACGAAATGGGGCATTTCCTTTCCGCAAAAGCCTTTGGAATGCGTGTTGAACGCTTCTCTATTGGTTTCCCGCCTAAAATTATTGGCAAGCAAATCGGCGAAACGGAGTATGTCATTGGGGCGACACCTTTAGGGGGGTATGTCAAAATCTCTGGCATGATAGACGAGAGTATGGATACTGGATTTGTGGAAGGTGTGCCGGAGCCTTGGGAGTTTAGGGCGAAGCCCGTTTGGCAAAAAATGGTAGTTATCACGGCAGGTGTTATTTTTAACATGATTCTCGCAATCGTCATTTTTTCGGCATTAAAATTTAGCTATGGTGAACCTTATATCCCGATCGAAGAAATTGCGCAGTTTTCTGTTGAGGAGGGTTCCTTGGCCTATGAGATGGGGCTTAGAACGGGGGATCGAATTGTTGCTGTGAACGGGAAACAGGTTAAACGCCATACGGATATTCTGAATATCGGGGTCTTAATGGCTGAAAGTCCTAACATCACCGTCAACCGTGCCGGAAAAAAAATAACCTTAAATGCACCTCCGGCCATTGTCTCTAAATTGTCTAAGGCGCAAGGAAATTTTGGCATTACCCCCTATTTCCATTCTCGTATTGGCGAAGTGGCCCCAGACTTGCCCGCAGAGAAGGCCGGCCTAAAAGCAAAAGATAAAATTGTGGCCATCAATGGCCAGCCCATCCGCTTTTGGGAAGAAATGACCGACGCTATCAAAAAATCTCAAGGTAAGCCCTTAGACCTGAAGTGGGTTCGTGCCGCCAAAAATGGGGTAACAGATACGCTCTCCGCAACCGTCACACCTAAAAAAGAAGGTGGAAGCTATATTTTAGGGGTTGGGCGTTCAGCTACGGCAATAGAGAACTTCTCCGTTGGAGGGGCTATTGCTGCCGGAACCCGCGAGACGTGGCTAAATGCAACAGGAACGTTACAAATGTTCAAAAAACTGATCATGGGTCAAGAAAATGTGCGGGATGCGCTTGGCGGGCCAGTAATGATTGCAAGAGAAACCAAGCGTGCAGCTGACCAAGGCGCTTATTCTTTCTGGCGAATTGTGGCCTTGCTTTCCGTTACCCTCGCCGTTGTAAACATCTTGCCTATTCCAGCCTTAGATGGCGGACACTTGGTCTTTTTGATCTACGAGGCCATTGCACGAAAAGAACCCTCAGCACGCTTCCGCATGATTGCCCAACAAGTAGGCATGGTTCTGCTTCTCGCATTGATGGTTTTCTTGGTATTTAATGATGTCTTACGCATTTTATAA
- a CDS encoding isoprenyl transferase, whose product METEVIRLSKTEQTKEDRERQQLLKKQGEIPEHIAIIMDGNGRWAKKQGWKRVFGHREGINSVRDITEACAQLGVKYLTLYTFSTENWNRPQEEVRALMELLVNTIRKEVPVLDKNNIRVNTIGDQEALPPLARKEMDEAIEITQKNTGMMLTLALSYSGRQELVEATQKIAQKVVNGTLPPESINAEVISAHLYTALMPDPSLMIRTGGEMRVSNFLLWQIAYTEFFITETYWPDFRRAALYEAIAAFQQRDRRFGGVKN is encoded by the coding sequence ATGGAAACCGAAGTTATACGTCTGTCGAAAACGGAACAGACCAAAGAAGACCGAGAGCGCCAACAGCTCTTGAAAAAACAAGGCGAAATTCCGGAACACATTGCCATTATTATGGATGGAAATGGCCGATGGGCAAAAAAACAAGGCTGGAAACGTGTTTTTGGCCATAGAGAAGGCATTAATTCCGTGCGCGATATTACCGAAGCATGTGCGCAGTTGGGCGTGAAATACCTGACGCTCTATACCTTTAGTACCGAAAACTGGAACCGCCCTCAAGAAGAAGTACGGGCTTTGATGGAACTTTTGGTGAATACCATTCGAAAAGAAGTGCCTGTTTTGGACAAAAACAACATCCGTGTTAATACCATTGGCGATCAAGAAGCCCTCCCACCGCTTGCTCGGAAAGAAATGGATGAAGCCATCGAAATCACCCAAAAGAATACCGGAATGATGTTAACCTTGGCGCTCTCTTACAGTGGGCGTCAGGAATTGGTGGAGGCTACCCAGAAAATTGCACAAAAAGTGGTCAATGGAACGCTTCCGCCTGAAAGCATTAATGCAGAGGTGATCTCAGCACACCTTTATACCGCCCTGATGCCGGATCCATCTCTGATGATCCGTACTGGTGGCGAAATGCGGGTCTCTAATTTTCTGCTTTGGCAAATTGCTTATACCGAGTTTTTTATCACCGAGACGTATTGGCCCGATTTTCGTCGTGCCGCTCTCTATGAAGCCATAGCGGCATTCCAACAACGTGACCGACGCTTTGGCGGGGTGAAAAACTGA
- the bamA gene encoding outer membrane protein assembly factor BamA codes for MLRIYSGLVLSLCALMNVVVAQTPQPEQKYRILGITVEGTNDENTRRVVSQSSGLAVGQEVTIPGDEKFSDAVRRLYRLGSFSDISIVAERIIDQGAFLIIRVKDEPLLGEYAITGVRKSQNDELRKKIDLLRGRPVKPSDVAVARQRIVDHFQAKGNKLVKVEVETKQGTDGRKNLTFKVERGPTLEVQQIEVVGNTSISSARIKRKMKDVKEDKWWRFFKKNTFNRDKFDEALGKVVAMYTERGFYAAHVVKDSVYVVYNEKGKPGLNVRYVLDEGPKYHIRKLDWNGNTVYTDDQLSAALGLQKGQPYNSKRLEQNLYMTKEGSDVSSLYMNRGYMQFRVMPEITQVPGDSLDLVFDLFEGDVFRFGQINIAGNSKTKDHVVRRELNTVPGSIFSRSDLIDSLNRLSQLKYFDQQKLYGADAIGQNIDPEKKTVDITYNLSEVSTDQLQFSGGWGGSTVGLILQLGVTFNNFSIQNTFNKKAWKPLPAGDGQQFAVSVQASGRSYQSGSISFTEPWFKGKPRPIGLSVSYNRYNLNALRYSSYYGLPVEEEETTDKREFSTISAQGSYGLRLAWPDPYFQTSSALAYRRYNVNFTGVTSYYGLPVGINQEVSFTQSLSRDTRFPAIFPREGSSAVLSVSVAPPISNFIQYHKWNFKSNYLIPITGGLSFSASADFSYVGSLNSKKPNFGLFQVGGGPMDSQYNYDFGTERVFLRGYPLSTITLFQSDGSRIGGSLLNKYTTELRLLAVRSQQFTLEPYVFFDAANVYDGFKAWSPSNLYRSLGVGGRIFLPILGMVEVSYGRNLDPFIDGTSMNKGSWRPQFTIGGSF; via the coding sequence ATGCTCAGAATTTATAGTGGTTTAGTGTTGAGCCTTTGTGCTTTGATGAACGTGGTTGTTGCGCAAACACCACAACCAGAACAGAAATATCGGATTTTAGGGATTACCGTCGAAGGAACAAACGACGAAAATACCCGACGTGTCGTATCACAGTCAAGTGGTCTTGCCGTTGGGCAAGAGGTGACCATCCCCGGAGACGAGAAGTTTTCCGACGCGGTTCGGCGGCTGTATCGCTTAGGTTCTTTTTCCGACATCTCTATCGTGGCCGAACGTATCATAGACCAAGGCGCGTTTTTGATTATTCGGGTAAAAGATGAACCGTTATTGGGCGAATATGCCATAACGGGGGTGCGCAAGTCGCAAAATGACGAACTCCGCAAGAAAATTGATCTGTTGCGCGGACGTCCTGTCAAACCCTCCGATGTAGCCGTTGCGCGTCAACGCATAGTGGATCATTTCCAAGCAAAGGGGAATAAACTTGTAAAAGTTGAGGTCGAGACCAAGCAAGGAACGGATGGCCGTAAGAATTTGACGTTTAAAGTAGAAAGAGGCCCAACTTTGGAGGTTCAACAAATTGAAGTTGTTGGGAATACATCCATTTCGAGCGCCCGTATCAAACGAAAAATGAAAGATGTCAAGGAAGATAAGTGGTGGCGCTTTTTCAAAAAGAATACCTTTAATCGTGATAAATTTGACGAAGCATTGGGTAAAGTGGTGGCCATGTACACGGAAAGAGGTTTTTATGCGGCACACGTCGTGAAGGACTCTGTTTATGTCGTCTATAATGAAAAAGGTAAACCCGGCCTCAATGTGCGCTATGTCCTAGACGAAGGGCCAAAATACCACATCCGTAAATTAGACTGGAACGGCAATACAGTCTATACCGATGACCAGCTTTCGGCAGCTTTGGGGCTTCAGAAGGGTCAACCCTATAATTCCAAACGGTTAGAACAGAATTTGTACATGACCAAAGAAGGTTCGGATGTATCGAGCCTCTACATGAACCGAGGGTATATGCAATTTCGGGTAATGCCAGAGATTACTCAAGTTCCCGGAGACTCCTTAGACTTGGTTTTTGATCTGTTCGAGGGTGATGTTTTCCGTTTTGGCCAAATTAATATTGCGGGTAATTCCAAAACCAAAGACCATGTCGTCCGAAGAGAATTAAACACCGTACCCGGCTCCATTTTTAGCCGTAGCGACTTGATTGATAGCTTAAATAGGCTTTCACAACTTAAGTACTTTGACCAACAAAAACTTTATGGAGCCGATGCCATTGGGCAAAACATTGATCCAGAAAAGAAAACAGTGGATATCACCTACAACCTTAGTGAAGTCAGTACCGACCAACTCCAGTTCTCTGGTGGTTGGGGTGGTTCTACAGTAGGCCTTATTCTACAACTTGGGGTTACGTTCAATAACTTCTCTATTCAGAATACCTTCAATAAGAAAGCTTGGAAACCGTTGCCCGCCGGAGACGGTCAACAATTTGCGGTAAGTGTACAAGCCAGCGGACGCTCCTACCAAAGCGGGAGCATCTCGTTCACCGAGCCTTGGTTTAAAGGCAAACCCCGTCCGATCGGTCTTTCCGTTTCTTATAACCGTTATAACCTTAATGCCTTGCGGTATAGTTCGTATTATGGTTTGCCGGTTGAGGAAGAAGAGACGACGGATAAGCGTGAGTTTTCTACCATCTCCGCTCAAGGTTCCTATGGACTTCGCCTCGCGTGGCCAGATCCATACTTCCAAACCTCTTCGGCCTTGGCCTATCGGCGGTACAATGTAAACTTTACGGGCGTTACCTCTTATTATGGGCTTCCGGTGGGTATAAACCAAGAAGTCTCCTTCACACAAAGCTTGTCGCGAGATACGCGGTTTCCGGCCATCTTCCCACGCGAGGGTTCAAGTGCCGTCCTTTCAGTCTCGGTTGCACCACCTATATCCAACTTTATCCAGTACCATAAGTGGAACTTTAAGAGCAATTACCTGATTCCGATTACCGGTGGGCTTTCCTTCTCCGCATCTGCGGACTTTAGCTACGTTGGCTCCTTAAACAGTAAAAAACCTAACTTTGGGCTGTTCCAAGTGGGTGGTGGGCCAATGGATTCGCAATACAACTATGATTTTGGAACGGAACGTGTCTTTTTGCGGGGTTACCCCCTTTCCACCATCACCTTGTTCCAATCGGATGGGTCTCGTATAGGTGGGAGTCTGTTGAATAAATACACCACCGAATTGCGCCTTTTGGCTGTTCGTTCCCAACAGTTTACCTTAGAGCCTTATGTGTTTTTTGATGCGGCGAATGTGTATGATGGCTTCAAGGCATGGAGTCCGTCTAATTTGTATCGCTCGCTTGGCGTGGGGGGGCGTATTTTCTTGCCTATTCTCGGAATGGTAGAAGTAAGCTATGGACGTAACCTGGATCCCTTTATTGATGGAACAAGCATGAATAAAGGAAGTTGGAGGCCGCAATTTACCATCGGTGGAAGTTTCTAA
- a CDS encoding OmpH family outer membrane protein produces MNKRFFSVVFVALLCGTSAVFAQQKIAYIRSEFILGKLPEYASVQQKLDRLTQDWEGELRRKKQENDELFREYQARELLYTPENRNAKRQEIIEKERALEDLRRRYFGPEGELFKQQENLMKPIQERVLTAVEKVAQREGYDYVFDKNGEFVFVFTKDQFDLSELVLKELGIDVRNINTQTRPNRD; encoded by the coding sequence ATGAACAAAAGATTTTTCTCGGTTGTATTTGTCGCCTTGTTGTGCGGCACGAGTGCAGTATTTGCACAGCAGAAAATTGCATATATCCGCTCCGAGTTTATCTTGGGTAAATTACCGGAGTATGCCAGTGTACAACAGAAACTAGACCGCCTGACCCAAGACTGGGAAGGGGAGTTGCGCCGTAAAAAGCAAGAAAATGATGAACTTTTTCGAGAATACCAAGCACGCGAACTGCTCTATACGCCGGAAAATAGGAATGCAAAACGCCAAGAAATCATCGAAAAAGAACGCGCCTTAGAAGACCTGCGCAGACGTTACTTTGGCCCTGAAGGTGAGTTGTTTAAGCAGCAAGAGAACTTGATGAAACCCATCCAAGAAAGGGTTCTTACCGCAGTTGAAAAAGTTGCACAACGCGAAGGCTATGATTATGTCTTCGATAAAAACGGCGAATTTGTCTTTGTCTTCACAAAAGATCAATTCGATTTAAGTGAACTTGTCCTAAAAGAGTTGGGCATTGATGTACGTAATATTAATACCCAAACCCGACCCAATAGGGACTAA
- a CDS encoding OmpH family outer membrane protein encodes MNHIKKAFFVLILFLGVCQSLVVAQSLKIGYTEPGLILTQMPEYRLVLQKLDAEYQIGDAEIRLKAQEFQTKLDDYQRKAAFMSDSTKAQTERELTTLQETVQQMQQDKTQLLRQKETEMMQPLFDKITNAINTVAKEKNLEYVFSTRVSESGPVLLYSKDESADITRAVMEKLGIKIDPPAANTPANTGKPANTGAKPATSGNNKPKN; translated from the coding sequence ATGAATCACATTAAAAAGGCATTCTTTGTACTCATTTTGTTCTTAGGGGTTTGCCAGTCCCTTGTTGTAGCACAGTCTTTGAAAATAGGATATACCGAACCCGGACTTATTTTGACCCAAATGCCAGAATATCGTCTGGTGTTGCAAAAATTAGATGCCGAATACCAAATCGGAGATGCGGAAATACGGCTTAAAGCCCAAGAGTTCCAAACCAAGCTGGATGATTACCAGCGCAAGGCTGCATTTATGTCCGATTCTACAAAGGCACAAACCGAACGCGAGTTGACGACGCTCCAAGAGACCGTGCAACAAATGCAACAAGACAAAACTCAGTTGCTTCGCCAGAAAGAAACTGAGATGATGCAACCCTTGTTTGACAAGATTACGAACGCAATCAATACAGTAGCTAAAGAGAAAAACTTAGAATATGTTTTCTCCACCCGTGTGTCGGAATCTGGCCCCGTTTTGCTTTATTCCAAAGACGAATCTGCCGACATAACCCGTGCCGTCATGGAGAAACTTGGGATAAAAATTGATCCTCCAGCGGCAAATACACCTGCTAATACAGGTAAGCCTGCAAATACGGGCGCGAAACCTGCAACTTCTGGCAATAATAAGCCTAAAAATTAA